The Streptomyces taklimakanensis nucleotide sequence CCCTCACCGAGCACGACGACTTCCTGTGGGCCGGCCCCGACGAGCACGGCCGCACCTCGGCCCAGACGCAGGCCATTTTGGCCATCTGGCGCAACGACCACGGCGGGTAGAGTCCGGCCGAGCCGCCCGACACCACGGGCACCCACCCGCCTCGCCCGCGTCACCCGCACGGCCGCGCGACAAGGAAGACCGTCACCTCGCACGAAGCCGAGACGAACACCTCAGGAGGCGAGTACTGCCGCGGTTCCATCGAGACCGCCATCCGAGAGGCCCGGGCGTCATCGGCGACGACCGAGGCCACACGGTCGGCCGGATGCGGACGACCGGCGCGCACTGGCTGCTCCCGCTGACCGCCGGGCGGAAGGCCTTCGGTAGTCCGCGCAGCCGGCGGGCCGACACGTTCCCCGGGCACTGGAACACGTCCTGACCCGACACCCGACACCCACCGCCGGCCGGCAGGCCCCCGATCGGACCGCGGCCGGCACCGCGCCGGATCGTGTTGCCCCCACCGTCGGGTAACAGCTGTTACCATTCTGGTATGGCAAAGACGCAACTGGGCGCGCGCGTGGACGAGGACGTCGCGGAACTCGCCAGGAAACGAGCCGCCGACCTGGGACTGAGCGTCGGCGACTACCTCGCCCGGCTGGTGCAGGACGACACCAGCGGGCTGCGCGCCCGCGCGGTGGACGCGGCCGCCCGCTTCCTGGCCGAGCACCAGACGGTCTTCGACGAAGCCGAACACGACCGGCACACCCCCCGGGGAGCACGCGCGGCCTGATGGACCTGCACATCGACGTCCCCTGGATCCTGCAGGTCGCCGAGGCCGCCGGAGCGAACGACCCGGCCCCCGACGACTACGGCGTGCCGGTCTCGGCCGTCGCCCGCCACCGGGCCGAGCTGTTCGAGCAGCCCGTCTACGACGGCCCCTACGCCAAGGCCGCCGCCCTGGTGCACACCCTGGGCCGCTGCCGCTGGCTGGAGCGCTCCAACCTCGCCGTCGCCGCCGCCACCGGCGTGATGTACCTGGAGGCCGCCGGGATCACCGTCAAGCCCGCCCGCGAGGACGCCGTCGCCCTCAAGGACCTGCTCCTCGACCCGGCCTGCACCGCCGGGAAGATCGCCGCCCTGCTGCGGACCTGGCCCACCGCCACCTGACGCCCACGGCCCCGGCGCCGCTCCCCGGGGCGCCGGGAACAGCACCGGCCGTGCGGAGGCCCCGGCTCTTGCGCCGATGCGCCCGGCCGCGCGCCCAGGCGCCCTCCGGAAGAACCGTGCAGTTCACCGTCCTGCCTGCCCATGCGCGGCCCGCTTCCTCGCGCCCGGGGGGAGCCTTCCTGGTCCGGGACGACCGGGACGGCCACCACTTCAAGACGGCGTTCCACCTGCTCTGTTGCGACGCACGTCGCCGAGCCGAGGAGATCGGCCCGGTCGAAATCGGCCGGTTCGGTATGACAGCGCCGGCCAGGACACCGCTGCCAGGCGGCTTCGAGGCACTGGGCGAGGGCCTCTTCTCACTCGGGC carries:
- a CDS encoding fic family toxin-antitoxin system, toxin component, producing MDLHIDVPWILQVAEAAGANDPAPDDYGVPVSAVARHRAELFEQPVYDGPYAKAAALVHTLGRCRWLERSNLAVAAATGVMYLEAAGITVKPAREDAVALKDLLLDPACTAGKIAALLRTWPTAT